From a single Saimiri boliviensis isolate mSaiBol1 chromosome 7, mSaiBol1.pri, whole genome shotgun sequence genomic region:
- the ORMDL2 gene encoding ORM1-like protein 2 isoform X1, with amino-acid sequence MERSHFLETSGVVAGTSPITRQGSEAGRMNVGVAHSEVNPNTRVMNSRGIWLAYIILVGLLHVVLLSIPFFSIPVVWTLTNVIHNLAMYIFLHMVKGTPFETPDQGKARLLTHWEQMDYGLQFTSSRKFLSISPIVLYLLASFYTKYDAAHFLINTASLLSVLLPKLPQFHGVRVFGINKY; translated from the exons ATGGAGAGGAGTCACTTCCTGGAGACTTCAGGTGTGGTAGCCGGCACCTCGCCCATAACCAGACAGGGATCTGAAGCTGGCAG GATGAATGTGGGGGTGGCACACAGCGAAGTAAACCCCAACACTCGAGTGATGAATAGCCGAGGCATCTGGCTGGCCTACATCATCTTGGTAGGACTGCTACATGTGGTTCTACTCAGCATCCCTTTCTTCAGCATTCCTGTTGTCTGGACCCTGACCAACGTCATCCACAACCTG GCTATGTATATCTTCCTTCATATGGTGAAAGGGACACCCTTTGAGACTCCTGACCAAGGAAAGGCTCGGCTACTGACACACTGGGAACAAATGGACTATGGGCTCCAGTTTACCTCTTCCCGCAAGTTCCTGAGCATCTCTCCTATTGTGCT CTATCTCCTGGCCAGCTTCTATACCAAGTATGATGCTGCACACTTCCTCATCAACACAGCCTCATTGCTCAGTGTACTGCTGCCAAAGTTGCCCCAGTTCCATGGGGTTCGTGTCTTCGGCATCAATAAATACTGA
- the ORMDL2 gene encoding ORM1-like protein 2 isoform X2 yields the protein MARMNVGVAHSEVNPNTRVMNSRGIWLAYIILVGLLHVVLLSIPFFSIPVVWTLTNVIHNLAMYIFLHMVKGTPFETPDQGKARLLTHWEQMDYGLQFTSSRKFLSISPIVLYLLASFYTKYDAAHFLINTASLLSVLLPKLPQFHGVRVFGINKY from the exons ATGGCTAGGATGAATGTGGGGGTGGCACACAGCGAAGTAAACCCCAACACTCGAGTGATGAATAGCCGAGGCATCTGGCTGGCCTACATCATCTTGGTAGGACTGCTACATGTGGTTCTACTCAGCATCCCTTTCTTCAGCATTCCTGTTGTCTGGACCCTGACCAACGTCATCCACAACCTG GCTATGTATATCTTCCTTCATATGGTGAAAGGGACACCCTTTGAGACTCCTGACCAAGGAAAGGCTCGGCTACTGACACACTGGGAACAAATGGACTATGGGCTCCAGTTTACCTCTTCCCGCAAGTTCCTGAGCATCTCTCCTATTGTGCT CTATCTCCTGGCCAGCTTCTATACCAAGTATGATGCTGCACACTTCCTCATCAACACAGCCTCATTGCTCAGTGTACTGCTGCCAAAGTTGCCCCAGTTCCATGGGGTTCGTGTCTTCGGCATCAATAAATACTGA